A window of Candidatus Gastranaerophilales bacterium contains these coding sequences:
- the ylqF gene encoding ribosome biogenesis GTPase YlqF, translated as MTHIHWYPGHIAKAERKLKEQLSLVDVVIEIIDARIPLSSMYPDISNLVGQKPRLILLNKSDLADIEPTKAWLKIIKAQTGATILLTSANNSKDLNLIVNKAIELSQPAIIKLVQKGLLPRAARAMVVGMPNVGKSSIINKLIKKTKAKTGAKAGVTRQQQWVRINPRLDLLDTPGIIPLKQEEQEKANKLAFVNSIGENAYDSESVGDKFIEVISDLYPNLLNSYYKLDGADILNLENIALKRNWIVSGGKADTKRAAQNMLLDFREGRLGKLTLDKIEENE; from the coding sequence ATGACACATATTCACTGGTATCCCGGTCACATAGCTAAAGCTGAGCGAAAACTTAAAGAACAACTGAGTCTTGTCGACGTTGTAATTGAAATTATTGACGCAAGAATCCCTTTGAGCTCTATGTATCCTGATATAAGCAATTTAGTAGGGCAAAAACCAAGGCTTATTCTGCTAAACAAATCTGATTTGGCTGATATCGAGCCGACAAAAGCTTGGCTAAAAATAATTAAAGCTCAAACCGGTGCAACAATTCTTTTAACAAGTGCCAATAACTCTAAAGACTTGAATTTAATCGTCAATAAAGCCATTGAATTGAGCCAACCTGCAATAATAAAACTTGTACAAAAAGGGCTTCTCCCTAGAGCAGCAAGAGCAATGGTAGTAGGCATGCCAAATGTAGGCAAGTCTAGCATTATAAATAAATTAATCAAGAAAACTAAAGCCAAAACTGGTGCAAAAGCAGGCGTGACAAGGCAACAACAATGGGTCAGAATTAACCCAAGATTGGATTTGTTGGATACTCCAGGAATTATTCCCTTAAAACAAGAAGAACAAGAAAAAGCTAACAAGCTTGCTTTTGTAAACTCAATCGGCGAAAACGCATATGACTCAGAAAGTGTCGGAGACAAATTTATCGAAGTGATTTCTGATTTATATCCGAATTTATTAAATTCTTATTACAAGCTTGATGGGGCTGATATTTTAAATCTTGAAAATATCGCTTTAAAACGAAACTGGATAGTTTCCGGTGGCAAAGCTGATACCAAAAGAGCTGCTCAAAATATGCTCCTTGACTTTAGAGAAGGAAGATTAGGAAAATTAACCTTAGATAAAATAGAAGAAAATGAATAA
- the msrA gene encoding peptide-methionine (S)-S-oxide reductase MsrA, with protein sequence MLFGSIFDDIKSEEKIIYLGGGCFWGIEAYFSKIQGIKDTKVGYANGNIKNPTYLDVITGTTGFVEVVKLSYDPKIHPLADILDHFFDIIDPTSFNKQGNDVGSQYRSGVYYIDLADRKIIEDKIKEIQPNYPSKIMTEVEKLRNFYSAEEYHQKYLQKNKTGYCHVNLDEINKYFKPSMATIKANLDDESYKITQKKFTEKPFSSPFLKNNSDGIYVDIVSGEPLFSSKDKYESGSGWPSFTKPINKKFIKELPDNTYKLHRTEVKSSFGDSHLGHLFDDGPTKTGGKRYCINGKALKFIPIELMQEKGYSKYLKIFQPNL encoded by the coding sequence ATGTTGTTTGGTTCAATATTTGACGATATAAAAAGTGAAGAAAAAATAATTTACCTTGGAGGCGGATGTTTTTGGGGTATTGAAGCTTATTTTTCAAAAATTCAAGGTATAAAAGACACAAAAGTAGGTTATGCAAACGGAAATATTAAAAATCCAACTTATCTCGATGTAATAACAGGAACCACTGGCTTCGTTGAAGTTGTTAAACTTAGCTATGACCCAAAAATCCATCCCCTTGCAGATATATTAGACCATTTTTTTGATATTATCGACCCAACATCCTTCAATAAACAAGGTAACGACGTCGGCTCGCAATACAGAAGCGGCGTATATTATATCGATTTAGCAGATAGAAAAATAATTGAAGATAAAATAAAAGAAATCCAACCAAACTATCCTTCAAAAATAATGACAGAAGTAGAAAAACTAAGAAATTTTTATTCGGCTGAAGAATATCACCAAAAATATCTTCAAAAAAACAAAACAGGATACTGCCATGTAAATTTAGATGAAATAAACAAATATTTCAAACCATCAATGGCTACTATCAAAGCAAATTTGGATGACGAAAGTTACAAAATAACACAAAAAAAATTTACAGAAAAACCTTTTAGCAGTCCATTTTTAAAAAACAACAGCGACGGTATCTATGTCGATATAGTATCAGGAGAGCCTTTGTTCTCATCAAAAGACAAGTATGAATCAGGCTCGGGCTGGCCAAGTTTTACAAAACCCATTAATAAAAAATTTATAAAAGAATTACCCGACAACACCTACAAACTCCATAGAACAGAAGTTAAAAGCTCTTTTGGAGATTCTCATCTCGGTCACCTATTTGACGATGGTCCGACTAAAACCGGAGGGAAAAGATATTGTATAAATGGAAAAGCTTTGAAATTTATTCCTATTGAACTTATGCAAGAAAAAGGATACTCAAAGTATCTGAAGATATTTCAACCAAATTTATAA
- a CDS encoding MotA/TolQ/ExbB proton channel family protein: protein MDLLLQSIQMDWPVLTPIFVCSILTIAVALNRFAFYNKNKRDVVQFIPKLQKELARGRLEGAQALSIQLGGVIGEVTEEAVRIFSEQKKGFSRSFDIAASLATRKLESHLTILGTIGGVCPFLGLFGTVVRILYTFQDLAVQGNQSAAVATGIGSALIATAFGLGVAIVAVILYNSFQSIVKRYEDDFQLIKLLFLSFVDSEEEVALNSQSNISL, encoded by the coding sequence ATGGATCTTTTACTTCAATCAATTCAAATGGATTGGCCCGTTCTTACACCAATCTTTGTGTGCTCTATTTTGACAATAGCTGTCGCACTTAACAGATTTGCTTTTTACAACAAAAACAAACGTGACGTCGTTCAATTTATACCTAAATTGCAAAAAGAACTTGCAAGAGGAAGACTTGAAGGTGCTCAAGCACTAAGTATTCAACTCGGTGGCGTTATCGGAGAAGTCACGGAAGAAGCTGTCAGAATTTTTTCTGAACAAAAAAAAGGTTTCTCTCGTTCTTTTGATATTGCGGCTAGTTTAGCTACAAGAAAACTTGAAAGCCATTTGACTATTTTAGGTACAATCGGCGGTGTTTGCCCGTTCTTAGGCTTATTCGGTACTGTCGTCAGAATCCTTTATACTTTCCAAGATTTAGCTGTTCAAGGTAACCAATCAGCTGCCGTTGCAACAGGTATCGGGTCTGCATTGATTGCTACTGCTTTCGGTCTTGGTGTTGCTATCGTGGCTGTTATCCTATACAACAGCTTCCAATCTATCGTAAAAAGATATGAAGATGACTTCCAATTAATTAAATTGCTATTCCTAAGCTTCGTTGATTCTGAAGAAGAAGTAGCTCTAAACTCTCAATCAAATATTTCACTATAA
- a CDS encoding type II secretion system protein: protein MKKGFTLAEVLITLVIIGVIAALTIPALLNNTNNEEYRTAGKKAYATLNQALQQHYALTGEDWDELNDRCSSNSCLYTEFFSKRMNIVSSMNPSSATAATGNHSYDDGELTMYGADGIAYTFDGGNWLYVDVNGDKGPNQVSMSTDDIKDGGYTFKMGRSNTADYEGMSVVPDSLTQKILFGGDYSESGGGDYYGEPS from the coding sequence ATGAAAAAAGGTTTTACACTTGCAGAAGTGCTAATTACGCTGGTTATAATAGGAGTTATAGCTGCATTAACTATTCCTGCTTTGTTGAACAATACAAATAACGAGGAATATCGAACAGCTGGTAAAAAGGCTTATGCTACTTTAAATCAAGCATTGCAACAACATTATGCATTGACAGGAGAAGATTGGGACGAATTAAATGATAGGTGCAGCTCAAATTCTTGTCTATATACAGAATTTTTTTCTAAGCGGATGAATATTGTTTCATCAATGAATCCGTCTTCTGCCACTGCAGCTACCGGCAATCATTCTTATGATGATGGTGAATTGACAATGTATGGTGCAGATGGTATCGCTTATACATTTGATGGTGGAAATTGGCTCTATGTTGACGTGAATGGAGACAAAGGTCCTAATCAAGTTTCAATGAGCACAGATGACATTAAAGATGGTGGTTATACTTTTAAAATGGGACGTAGTAATACAGCTGACTATGAGGGAATGTCTGTTGTTCCTGATTCATTGACGCAAAAAATACTTTTTGGCGGTGATTATTCAGAAAGTGGTGGCGGTGATTATTATGGGGAACCGAGTTAA
- a CDS encoding biopolymer transporter ExbD, with product MAFKTTKGKNAMFTEINITPLTDIFLVLLIIMMVVAPTFQSADNNINVPEINSGVSIEQKNATVSVTKNGDFYLNSTPVNPDSLADELEKLKPTLEKKEVVVKADTAVKNSEIMKIMKAAEAADYKKLIVAGEPLSKKEQKKLDDNKKTAVVPVAQTAHSEEPQTNIPSDTTDWEE from the coding sequence ATGGCTTTTAAAACTACAAAAGGTAAAAACGCAATGTTCACGGAGATTAATATCACTCCTTTGACCGATATTTTTCTCGTTTTGTTAATCATCATGATGGTTGTAGCTCCTACATTCCAATCTGCTGATAACAATATTAATGTGCCCGAAATAAACAGTGGCGTTAGTATTGAACAAAAAAATGCAACAGTTTCAGTCACCAAAAACGGCGATTTCTACCTAAATTCAACACCTGTCAATCCCGACAGTCTTGCTGATGAACTGGAAAAATTAAAACCAACTTTAGAAAAAAAAGAAGTTGTTGTTAAAGCTGATACTGCTGTGAAAAACTCAGAAATTATGAAAATTATGAAAGCAGCTGAAGCTGCTGATTACAAAAAACTAATCGTTGCAGGTGAACCGCTTTCTAAAAAAGAACAAAAAAAACTTGATGACAACAAAAAAACAGCGGTTGTTCCCGTAGCACAAACCGCACATTCTGAAGAACCCCAAACCAATATCCCTTCAGATACAACGGATTGGGAGGAATAG
- the bioD gene encoding dethiobiotin synthase: MNIFVTGTDTDIGKTVVTAGLAAVMQSLGYKAGVLKPLQSGAIIQGSFMISPDLSFVKRIDPYVTTQASYILKEPTAPYIAAELENVEIDLNVIQKDYSRMAQTCDTVIVEGSGGLLVPVAPHVLMSELPKKLNLPCVIVARPDLGTINHTLLTINQAISEGLKVSGVIINRYPEGTEDYAIKTAPRMIEEYSDAKILGIIKDFDTKHIQPSVLIDAMVNSVDLEKIFNVKIPKLDMGL, encoded by the coding sequence ATGAATATTTTTGTTACAGGAACAGATACAGATATCGGAAAAACCGTTGTAACAGCCGGTTTGGCTGCGGTTATGCAATCTTTAGGATATAAAGCAGGTGTCTTGAAACCTTTGCAGAGCGGGGCTATAATCCAAGGCTCGTTTATGATTTCACCCGATTTGTCATTTGTAAAACGGATTGACCCTTATGTTACGACGCAGGCTTCTTATATTTTAAAAGAACCAACGGCTCCTTATATTGCGGCGGAATTGGAAAATGTCGAAATAGACTTAAATGTAATTCAAAAAGACTACAGTAGAATGGCTCAAACCTGTGATACTGTTATAGTAGAAGGCTCCGGCGGTTTGTTAGTGCCTGTTGCTCCCCATGTTTTAATGAGTGAATTGCCGAAAAAGCTCAATTTGCCTTGCGTTATTGTTGCAAGACCTGATTTGGGCACAATTAATCATACGCTTTTAACTATCAACCAAGCAATTTCAGAAGGCTTAAAGGTATCAGGCGTGATTATTAATCGTTACCCGGAAGGGACTGAGGACTATGCGATAAAAACCGCACCACGAATGATTGAAGAATATTCTGATGCAAAAATCTTAGGTATTATAAAAGATTTTGATACAAAGCATATTCAACCAAGCGTATTGATTGATGCGATGGTAAACAGTGTTGACCTTGAAAAAATATTCAATGTAAAAATCCCCAAGCTTGATATGGGATTGTAG
- a CDS encoding ATP-binding cassette domain-containing protein has product MINTEKLTVRFGSQTLFENINIKFAKGNCYGVIGANGSGKSTLLKVLAGDLEPTSGVVHIQKGQRIAVLKQNHFEFDEYTVLDTVIMGHKRLYQVMKERDELYAKPDFNDEDGLKVADLETEFAELDGWQAESMAASLLSDLGISDELQSQKMAELAGSEKVRVLLAQALFASPDILLLDEPTNHLDINTISWLEEFLINFPNTVIVVSHDRKFLDKVCTHMADIDYNNIQLYAGNYSFWSQASQLIKRQKEELNRKTEEKMEELKTFIARFSANASKAAQATSRKNMLDKLSLEDIKPSSRQYPRIRFNYVKMPGKDVLNIKNLTKTVDGEKIIKNFSLEVSQGNKIAFISKDPNIVTTLFQILAGEIEPDSGEIHWGVTATKAYYPKDNTKYFGEDATLIKWLAQYSPDQHSSFLRGYLGRMLFTGEEAEKNCTVLSGGEKVRCMLAKMMLAEANVLIFDEPTNHLDLESITSLNNSLMDFNGTILFTSQDYQFIQTVADRIVEISPNGWIYSMDRYEDYLKNPEMKKKRELLYKEPVKQ; this is encoded by the coding sequence ATGATTAATACAGAAAAATTAACCGTAAGATTTGGAAGCCAAACCTTATTTGAAAATATAAATATAAAATTCGCAAAAGGTAACTGCTACGGAGTTATTGGTGCAAACGGTTCAGGAAAAAGTACCTTGTTAAAAGTATTGGCAGGTGACTTGGAGCCTACTTCAGGAGTTGTCCATATTCAAAAAGGACAAAGAATTGCCGTTTTGAAACAAAACCACTTCGAATTTGACGAATATACCGTTTTAGACACCGTTATTATGGGACATAAAAGGCTCTATCAAGTTATGAAAGAAAGAGATGAGCTATACGCAAAACCTGATTTCAACGATGAAGACGGGCTTAAAGTCGCAGATTTGGAAACAGAATTCGCAGAACTTGACGGATGGCAAGCTGAATCAATGGCTGCAAGTTTATTAAGCGACCTTGGTATCTCTGATGAGCTTCAAAGCCAAAAAATGGCTGAACTTGCAGGAAGTGAAAAAGTCAGAGTTCTTCTTGCCCAAGCTCTTTTTGCAAGCCCTGATATCCTCTTGCTCGATGAGCCTACAAACCACCTCGACATCAACACCATCAGCTGGCTTGAGGAATTTTTAATAAACTTCCCAAATACTGTCATAGTCGTTTCCCATGATAGAAAATTCTTAGATAAAGTATGTACTCACATGGCTGATATCGACTATAACAATATACAGCTTTATGCCGGTAACTATAGTTTTTGGTCTCAGGCAAGTCAATTAATAAAAAGACAAAAAGAAGAATTGAACCGTAAAACTGAAGAAAAAATGGAAGAATTAAAAACTTTTATCGCAAGATTTAGTGCCAACGCATCTAAAGCGGCTCAAGCAACATCGAGAAAAAATATGCTCGACAAATTATCACTTGAGGACATAAAACCTTCTTCCAGACAATACCCCCGGATTAGATTTAACTACGTCAAAATGCCCGGCAAAGATGTTTTAAATATTAAAAATTTAACAAAAACTGTCGATGGTGAAAAAATTATCAAAAATTTCTCACTTGAAGTCAGCCAAGGTAACAAAATTGCTTTTATTTCAAAAGACCCGAATATTGTTACAACTCTGTTCCAAATTTTAGCCGGCGAAATAGAACCGGATTCTGGCGAAATTCACTGGGGAGTAACTGCTACAAAAGCATATTATCCTAAAGATAACACTAAATATTTCGGAGAAGATGCTACCCTTATTAAGTGGCTTGCTCAATATTCACCAGACCAACACTCCAGCTTTTTAAGAGGTTATCTCGGCAGAATGTTATTCACTGGTGAAGAAGCTGAAAAAAACTGCACTGTACTCTCTGGTGGCGAAAAAGTTCGTTGCATGCTTGCAAAAATGATGCTCGCTGAAGCCAATGTCTTGATTTTTGACGAACCCACAAACCATTTGGATTTGGAATCAATTACTTCCTTGAACAATTCTTTGATGGATTTTAACGGTACAATTTTATTTACTTCTCAAGATTACCAATTTATACAAACTGTAGCGGACAGAATAGTTGAAATTTCACCAAACGGTTGGATTTATTCAATGGACAGGTATGAAGACTATTTAAAAAATCCTGAAATGAAAAAGAAACGTGAACTTTTATACAAAGAACCGGTAAAACAATAG
- a CDS encoding TonB family protein, protein MALLGNKYDFIDDEPLESDDYRIPSVFQNQEETKGLTLKKSIVLSTILHPAVVGFAWLLIFILTLLGIKITVFDKPQPQPKDIEFVLVNKEATPINKNTKFRADKNSRAGGKHDPTRKVSMPQAPAPKAKSTRSQNAAPAQSAKKAPTKKQPTKATTNTKTHSTQKHVKSAAPASKAFEFFAPRPTAKPSAPRPVAKPKSNFTIPVPKSAIPGVATPSGGPLTSAPHATGRGGNGSGSGHPSPSFAPTKSGTGSGTGAGSGGRFSGSRGGTGSGGNLGNPGPGNPKGAPGIDAVREPDFGPYMRELQRRIKMNWEPPKGNESKRVVLLFTITRDGRLQSVHVSKSSGLAAADKAAISAVQLTAPFRPLPPEYKGSNVDIQFTFDYNVFGASMR, encoded by the coding sequence ATGGCACTACTTGGGAATAAATATGACTTCATAGATGATGAACCTCTAGAATCTGATGATTATCGGATTCCTTCGGTGTTCCAAAATCAAGAAGAAACTAAAGGACTCACACTTAAAAAATCAATAGTTCTATCAACCATTCTGCACCCTGCAGTTGTTGGTTTCGCTTGGCTATTGATTTTTATATTGACATTACTCGGAATAAAAATTACAGTTTTTGACAAACCTCAGCCTCAACCTAAAGATATTGAATTTGTACTTGTAAATAAAGAAGCAACTCCTATCAACAAGAACACAAAATTTAGAGCTGACAAAAACTCAAGAGCAGGTGGCAAACACGACCCCACAAGAAAAGTGTCTATGCCTCAAGCTCCTGCACCAAAAGCGAAAAGTACACGTTCGCAAAATGCGGCTCCTGCTCAAAGTGCAAAAAAAGCACCAACCAAAAAGCAGCCTACAAAAGCTACTACTAATACAAAAACTCACTCTACACAAAAACACGTAAAATCAGCGGCTCCTGCATCTAAAGCTTTTGAGTTTTTCGCACCAAGACCAACGGCAAAACCATCAGCTCCAAGACCTGTCGCTAAACCAAAAAGCAATTTCACAATACCTGTACCAAAATCCGCAATTCCAGGAGTTGCAACTCCATCCGGAGGTCCTTTGACCTCAGCTCCTCACGCAACAGGACGTGGCGGAAACGGCTCAGGCTCAGGACACCCGTCCCCAAGCTTTGCCCCGACTAAATCAGGGACAGGCTCAGGAACCGGAGCAGGCTCTGGAGGAAGATTCTCAGGCTCAAGAGGCGGAACCGGTAGCGGAGGTAATCTCGGCAACCCAGGACCCGGAAATCCAAAAGGAGCTCCCGGTATTGACGCTGTAAGAGAACCGGATTTCGGACCATATATGAGAGAACTTCAACGTAGAATTAAAATGAACTGGGAACCCCCAAAAGGTAACGAAAGCAAACGTGTAGTATTACTATTTACAATAACCAGAGACGGACGTTTACAAAGCGTACATGTAAGCAAATCATCAGGTTTGGCAGCAGCTGACAAAGCCGCAATTTCAGCGGTTCAACTAACTGCCCCATTCCGCCCCTTACCACCGGAATACAAAGGTAGCAATGTCGATATCCAATTTACATTTGACTACAATGTATTCGGAGCTTCAATGAGATAA
- a CDS encoding biopolymer transporter ExbD produces MARQRDSFNEINITPLTDIFLVLLIIMMVIAPLLDQQGLNLAVPEMVEAESVKDAHMINVTVDNQNHYFIDDREVSASQLQDTIANKKAENPDGVLIQTEPDSTHGAVVKVMDSARNAGVTEISVTEI; encoded by the coding sequence ATGGCAAGACAAAGAGATTCATTCAACGAAATTAACATCACTCCGTTAACAGACATATTTTTGGTTCTGCTAATCATAATGATGGTCATAGCTCCATTACTCGACCAACAAGGTTTAAATCTTGCAGTCCCCGAAATGGTAGAGGCTGAATCGGTCAAAGATGCTCACATGATTAACGTAACCGTTGACAATCAAAATCACTATTTTATCGACGATAGAGAAGTTTCTGCCTCTCAACTCCAAGATACAATAGCCAACAAAAAAGCTGAAAACCCTGACGGCGTCTTAATCCAAACAGAACCCGACTCCACCCACGGTGCCGTCGTTAAAGTTATGGACTCTGCCAGAAACGCTGGCGTAACAGAAATATCAGTAACGGAAATTTAA
- a CDS encoding ribonuclease HII has protein sequence MNKLFEFDKKKKKDFDFLIGTDEAGRGPGAGPVYSAAVCFNNINQTTKKLFEKLNDSKQLSEKTREELFDIIKANSIYSIAFSTVEEIEKLNILKASLLSMKRACEKVFEEIKSDKALVLIDGNKLIPQFDKAQEFIIKGDAKSASIAAASVLAKVSRDRFMKKLAVEHPDYDWENNKGYLTKKHLEAIDKCGTTEWHRKKFLEKHFKKSEQMKLF, from the coding sequence ATGAATAAACTTTTTGAATTTGATAAAAAAAAGAAAAAAGATTTTGACTTTTTAATTGGTACAGATGAAGCAGGCAGAGGCCCCGGGGCTGGCCCCGTTTATAGTGCCGCCGTATGTTTTAACAACATAAATCAAACAACAAAAAAACTTTTTGAAAAACTAAACGATTCAAAACAACTTTCAGAAAAAACAAGAGAAGAACTTTTCGACATTATAAAAGCAAACTCAATTTACTCAATAGCTTTTTCTACAGTAGAAGAAATTGAAAAACTGAATATTTTAAAAGCCTCATTACTATCAATGAAACGTGCATGCGAAAAAGTTTTCGAAGAAATAAAAAGCGACAAAGCACTTGTCTTGATAGATGGAAACAAGTTAATACCACAATTTGATAAAGCTCAAGAATTTATAATAAAAGGGGACGCAAAATCTGCTTCAATAGCAGCAGCGAGCGTTCTTGCAAAAGTTTCACGTGACAGATTTATGAAAAAGCTGGCAGTCGAACACCCCGATTACGACTGGGAAAACAACAAAGGATATCTGACAAAAAAGCATCTTGAAGCAATAGATAAATGCGGCACCACTGAGTGGCACCGCAAAAAATTTTTAGAAAAACATTTTAAAAAAAGTGAACAAATGAAACTATTTTAA
- the rplS gene encoding 50S ribosomal protein L19, giving the protein MNPIVKSLADEYSNKELPVVNPGDTVKVFVRIIEGNKERTQAFEGTVIKQRGFGVGKTITVRKIFQGVGVERVFPLLSPRIEKISIIRRGDVKRAKLYYLRERSGKATRIKEKIEKK; this is encoded by the coding sequence ATGAACCCTATTGTAAAATCATTAGCAGATGAATATTCTAATAAAGAATTGCCTGTCGTAAACCCCGGTGATACCGTTAAAGTTTTCGTAAGAATTATCGAAGGAAACAAAGAAAGAACTCAAGCTTTTGAAGGTACTGTTATTAAACAACGTGGTTTTGGCGTCGGTAAAACTATTACCGTTAGAAAAATTTTCCAAGGCGTTGGCGTTGAACGTGTATTCCCGCTTCTTTCTCCTCGTATCGAAAAAATCTCTATCATCAGACGTGGTGATGTTAAACGTGCTAAACTTTACTACTTGAGAGAACGTTCCGGTAAAGCTACTCGTATTAAAGAAAAAATTGAAAAGAAATAA